gcctcagccgcaaccAGAAAAGTATGCACTCcattaatgaactggggagagcatctatcatcgtacatccattgtcggctcatcttcattacacaacaccgaaaagaccaaattaatagaagttcatacacacttattctcataaaacaacatacaaactctctagctaaagcatttaaatgcaacaacaaatgtgattaagatggcaactaaggtaacaattgatccaactgataccaagcctcattatcaatggcatattttctaatctttctaatcttcaagcgcattgcatccatcttgatcttgtgatcatcgacgacatcggcaacatacaactccagtttcatcttctcttcttcaattcttttcaatttttctttcaaatactcgttttctttttcaactaaatttaacttctcgacaagagggtcgatTGCAATTTACGgatcacatacctcctagataaaaatatctatgtcaacttgatgggcataattgtcataaacacgaaatgcaacaaatagttatgaaagagaatataccacatccgaatcatagaccggacgagggccgacggggacggatatcaaaaccatgccactatgtataacaaacaacgtacgggtaagaaaattatacaagtaactatctaaatacAAAAACATGATTTGTTTTTATAAAAAGGATAAGAACAAGAGGGTCACCAAGGTGGTgcgggcgacgggacggtgcgggcgatcgacggtggttaggacggggacgggaaggcactaagcaaaccacacctacatatgaaaACTAAGAggttaatttgagctcaaattgcatataaatcaaataaactaccacatataattactCCCAAGCTAAAAcccactatacttatagagcattgcaagaggtaatctagcaatgagagatgaaaggacaaagttgctaacctttgtgagcacttggatggatggggtgccttcaaatcttgacaatttTTGGCAAAAATGGAGGTGAGCTCGAGCAAGAGGGGAAGAAAACAGAGAGGAAAGGGGAAAAACAGAGGGCTTTGGCTCGGGCTGGACGAAGCACTATATATAGTgatctctttagtcccggttggttatacaaaccgggactaaaggtgcatctCTCGTCCCGGTTTgtgacaagaaccgggactaaatgtgcTCGTGGGGGCCCAAGCCTGACacaagcctgccaccacccctttagtcccggtttgtgacacgaaccggaACTAGAGGcacgccacgaaccgggactaatgatgcctgccccctagccgttggaaccggaaCTATTGGTCACATTAGTACCGGGCCGTTATCAAACCGGAGCTAATGGGGCTCACGTaaagtcgtttttctactagtggtacgtAGGCCGTCGGTCGATCAGACGAACAACCTCAAAACACGAAacaaacaaagaaagaaagaaaacaagtGTTGGGATAGAAATATATGTGGTGAAGAAgacttagatgtgacatagttatgtcacatctagatgtgttctaGACACACCTTTTACTTTATGTCCCAAAAGCCCTACAAAAGGCCAAAATATCAAAAACAAAATAGAGGGGTTTAATGAAATATCGACGGTTGGCGCGCTCGATCAGAACGAGTACCCAAATTCCATGCATTGGGTTCAGCACTAGTAAGGGTGACCACCGATATAATAGAGAGATGTGATAACAAGAAACAATTAATCTTCCACACTCAGCATTGACAAAGAGAAAAAACAAATTTCCATTCACCCCACAAGAATATGCTTTTGCAGTCAAGGTTATACGTAGCCCACAGCCCCACAGTCAAGCGATGGTTGGTGAATGGAACATCGTTCTGTTGGCGTATGGTACTGTAACACGAGAGATATTACACTTCATTCTGTTGGCGTATAGGTAGAACTGTGACACTAGAGATATTAATTGGCAAACTCGGCAGCGTCTCATCCGAAAGAAGTATGTATGCCTAACTGTAGCGGCGATTCACGAGACTCGCATCAAAAGTTGCCGAAGAACCAAAACCAGAACCAAAGCTGATCACCATCCTGTACACCTCCCTACATGCTTCGACTCAGAAAGAACGAACCAATGACCTCAGTCAACTAGCAACAGTGCAACAACGAAACTTGTTCCTGCACATTGCACATATCACTTCGTGTTAAAACTAATAATTCCACACCCATTCTATATATAGTCTGATGTTGTAGCTTTGGCAGCAAAAGGAGAAAATAGCAAGATGAAAACACTGACTTACCTGAGCAACAGCTGTTTAACCGAACACAATTGTCTTAATTGCCGAGGCTATCTTGTAAAGCTTATCGCCCTTGTCACAGATCGCCACAAGTAGGAGAGCGTTCTCGTCACCCTTGACGGCCAGGTGGCCTATCCATAGACAGAAACTCAGCACCAATAGTTTAACCACCATGTTCATCAGCTCCCTGGCCCAATGGCGCCTCAACATCTGCTTTTGGTGAATCTTTAAGAGCAATGGCATTATTTTGAGCACCCAGGCCATTTCGTCGTCATCCAGTGTAGGCGTGCCATCACCTGAAACAAAACAACATAAACACATAAGCCCACCTGAAACGACACATAAATAAATCAGTGACATCTGAACATGTTAGTACTCACACATTTGTACAAAAAAAACCTCTAGATGCCCCAGTCAGACCTATGCTACAGTAATATCCCTAATCTGTATTAAACCCTCCAGGGAGTCATTCACTATATTTGCCTTCCATGGAGGCCTGACGAACAAGATGGACCAGAGACGGAAAGTGCAGCAGCCGCTGCTCCAGCCGACAGGCCTTCCTACTCATTATTTCTACAAAACATAGCGTGGGCTTTTGATGTGTGCCAGCCCATTTTAATATTTTTTTTGTAATAAAAAATCCCGCTTAGGCCTAGCAGGCCGTGCCAATAACACAAAAGGAGCCATCTACCAGGCCCATGGCTCCTGTGAGCGGGTGTAATCAGAAACTTGATGTTGTACAACTAtggggagggaggggggggggggggggggggggggggtaagcatGTCATGTTGTATCATCTTTTGATCCAGTCTGTACATGTGCTCTGCTGCTCCATGTACCGTCGGTGCAAGTTAGCCCTGAAAGACAGAAAATTCTGGATCGCACCCCACCATTGAAGTGTTCTCCTCTCCGAAGGATGGTACTGCTACATTGAAGCGCTCTTACAACATGCaccatatacatgacatgatgatgTTCAAGACTCCAAGCCCACATATCCTGGTTCAGTTTTCTAAGAGGGGTCTTCTTTATCACCCAGATGTCTGATATTAAGAACTTCTCTTGGAGAGTCGTCCGCATTCCACCTCCTACTGTCAGCACAAAACATGTTCGCCCAGCTTCCTCACCCTCGTTACCGGCAATATACATATGCTCTCCCCCCTTGGACATCAGGTATTCAGTGGTCAACTTGAATATTCTTGGTCGTGCCATCTCAAATTCTCTTCACTAAGCCTATCTCAAGTACTTTCTTCTTCAGGATTGCCTCCCAAGTGTGTGAACTTGGTGCTTATTTCTCACATCAATAAAAATCTCGATTAGAAGTACAATCTGCAGCCAATTGATCTGCCACAAAAACCAGAGCACCTTGCAACCACAAACCAGTTAACTGCTCCCCTATAGAATGTTTTGCCACCAAAACTGTACTTCTATTTTGATCTCGCTTAACTAACTTGAGTACAAACTCCCTATCTCCATTAAGCTGGACCTTCATCTAATTGACAATGTGTGCCACAGTAGAGCAATCTGAATCCCTGTTAGTTAAAACCTTCAGAATCTCTGCGTAGTCTATCTGAAGAACAATTTGGCCCAGCAGTGTACTGGCGTGCCAGCTCTAATCCTTCTCTCGCTGCTGACAGCTTGGCCTCAAACGCATTAGCACACTTGCTGAAGAATCTGCAGGAGGCTATCATAAAATAACCCAACTGATCATGCATGACAGCTCCCACTCCAGCAGTTCGATCTGATTACATGAATGATCCATTCACTGAGACCGCAACCAACCCATCCGTCGATGGAGGCCAAGGTTGAGGGTTGATTGGCTTGGAAAGCTTAGTTCTCTTCCGCACATTGTCATCAGCAATTACCGACTTTCCCTTTACCAAGTCTCTGTCATCTTCTTGTCGGATTTGCAACAGAGACTGCACATAGCTGCACAAAAAATTCCGTGTTGCTTCAAGTGTCGTCTCATACCATGGACATCAAGATACCCATCCTTCCAGAATCCGCCATATGAGCATCAAGGTATGCATCCTTTAAGAACCATGTACCCGAACAAGGACATCGAAGAGACATTCCAGTCTTGTGTTCATCAAGTCGGAGtttttttttttcgagaaaacgcaaaggaCTTGCGTTTCATTGCATTGGAAAGATTGAAGTTTTTTTACATTCCTCTTAAGAGGCCAAGTTCATGCCGGATCAGTAACATCTAGTGTACATCCCAGGTGGTGGGTAAGATGACCCGCAAGCCACGGGCACCAGCTCGTGCCCATTGCTCAGCTTCATCCTTGATCCTAGAGACCAGGACTGGGACAAGAGGCTGGGCACCGTCGAATATGCATTCGTTGCGCTGCTTCCAAATCATCCACGGCATCAGGAGTGCCATGGAGGCGAGACCCTTGCGCATCGGCGTAGGCGCGTTTTGCTTGGCATGGAGCCACCAGTCCATGAGAGTATCCTCCTGGTTTGGCCGTGCGATTGTCATCCTGAGCCAAGCTAGGATCTCATGCCAGGTTTGTTTGGCGAAAGGGCACTCCAGGAGCAGGTGTCGCATCGTCTCGGGCGCCTGGTCGCATAGCGGGCACCGGGGTTGGTGCTGGAGGCCACGACGAGCAAGGCGGTCTGCAGTCCAGCACCTATCAAGGTTGGCCAGCCAGTGGAAAATTTTGACACGTGGCGGCGCCCAGCTTTTCCAGATGAGCTTCCAGGAGAAACAAGTTGTGGATCCCTGGAATGTGGCTAGGTAGCAGGAGCATGCTGTATAGGTGCCAGAGATAGTCCACTTCCAGACAAGCTGGTCAGGGGCATCCGAGAGTAAGAAGTGCTCGATCGCCTGCCAGACTTGCACATGTTGGCCAATCTCGTTGATCCCTACAGTCCCATGAATGTCGCTCGCCCAGCTGTTGCCATGTATACCTTGAGCGACAGTTCGAGTCTTGCGGTGGCGCTTGGCGATGCAGTTGTACAGGGCTGGGGCTATTTCACTGATGGACTGTCCATTTATCCAGCGGTCCTCCCAGAAAAGTGCAGTCTGGCCATCTCCAATGGTCATAGTGGTGGAGGTGAAGAAGAGCGCCCTCTCCTCGGCAGAGAACTGCAGGTCCAGGCCATGCCAGGCGCGCTCATGATCAGTGCGAGAGTACCAAAGCCATCGTAGTCTCAGGGCGAGGCCAGCGCGCTCGAGGTCCTGGACTCCGAGACCACCGAGCGAGATGGGCCGGCAGATGCGTCGCCAGTTGACATGACAGTGACCGCCGTTAGCCGCCGCGCGGCCGGCCCATAGGAAGCCGCGCTGGATCTTCTCAATTTGGCGCAGAGTCTTTTTTGGCGGTGCAAAGGCGAGTAGCTGGTCACTGGAATGGCTCCCAGGACAGATTTCACTAGCGCGAGGCGCCCAGGTTTGGACATCAGACCAGCCTTCCAGGCAGGGAGCCGTCCAGCGATCCCATCAACTAGCGGCTGCAGTTGGGCAGCAGCAGGCCGTCGTATCGTGAGGGGGATCCCGAGATAGGTGATCATCAAGTCAGAGTTGTTCGGGAGAGTCCAGGTCTCCCTCATTGCTTCCCATACATGCTGGGCTGCAGGAAAAGCCACCAAAGTATGAAATGTGTCCTTCACTGGGGCATCACATGTGGGCCGGATCCAGACTAGCCATACGCATTTCATTCTTCGTTGCCACTGTAAGTAAGCCACCTAGTAACATATTCCAGACGCCGACCTTAACTTTGGCTTGCACATAAATTCCCAGAACATCTTCCATTCAGGTCTTTTCCCCCGAGGGAAAGTAGTCGAACCTGGGCACCCTTCTGCATGCACTAGATGTTACACATTTCTGCCAGAGAACCTCCTGCCCTTTTCCGGATGACATGCAACGGAGTCATCAGCCAACCAGGGCGACACTTTTATCTTCAGAATCCTTCCACGTCATCAGGTATAAACGATTCAGTCAATCAGTCCACATCCCATGATCCATCAGCAGGCACAAAGCTGGACACTCCTGTGAATCTGCTATTTCCTCGTTCCGACAACGGGTGTTTGGACATATCACCAGTTTCCACGGATCCATCCACACCCTGACTGACCTGTCATTTCAGTTCACCATACCTTCTTGACTAACTCCAAGCCATACTCAATGGCTTTCCAGACTGCAGAAGACGTGCCCGAGAAAACACTGTCAGGTCAATTTCCTCTTCTGTAGTATCTAGCCTTGAAAAGCCTAGCACACAACTATCAGGCCGAACAATTGAGCCGCCAAGCTTGCCTAGCTAGCAAGGCTTGGTTGAAGAAGCACCGTTCAAGCTGATTAATTGCTTCCTGTAAATTGAACCTGAATCTGAAACTTTCCAAACAAAAAAAGCTCTCCAATTGCCAACGACAGTCAGAAAATATACCAATCACGGAGAATAGCAATTGCCATGTTCGTTCATAAGATTAACATACATAGGCCCTAAACGTAACCCTCCGCAGCCCGTCGGGCGCCACCGACATGGTGGAACAGGAAGATGGCACGCGGAAGGCGCTGCCACGCTGACAATGCGATTTCCAAACAAAAATAGCGGCAGATATTCAGGAGTGGAGTACTTCTCAAAACTTACCAGGAGCGGTAGTATTCCCAGTCGCATTTGGTAAGACCAGGCCTCCGCGCATTTGGTCAGCCCCGGCCTCCGCGCCGCTGCTCCCGAGCCCTGTGCGTATGATCCCGCAGGTTAGAACTGCCTATTTAAGCACAAACTGCCGCCCTGGAACCTCCAGATCTTCCACGTTCTTACCGAATAAGGAGTGACGACGGCCGACGCGCACGACAGCCAGCGAGGACCGCGTCGCGGCGTAGcgagaggggggagggaggcggaggaggggcGCGGTGGAGGACGCATTGCGGCGGAGGGACCCGGAGGCGGGGATGGTAGGACCTCGAGCGAAGCGCGGGCGCACAAGCCTTCCCTTCGCGCCCGCGGGtagggcgagctcgccggcggtggCCATGCCGCCCGTGGAGACGATACGAGGCGAGTCGCGAGTGTGACGGCAGAAGCGTGGTGGTGGGGGAAGCGTGTGTGCGTGTGGCAACGCCTAATGGGCTCTCTCCGAACCCTATATCTGGCCCGCGTCACGCTACAGCAAGACAATTATTTCGGGGAGCGAGGCGCGAGGCGCAAATGACGAAACATGGGCCGGCAAGCGCTAGGACCTCAGTCACAGACTAAAAAAACTGCCGAACGATTTTGCGAAGGTTCGGGTCGTTTCGGGAACCTtccattgttttttttttgcaccGGTTTTCCAGTTTTATTTTCTGttgttttttattttactttctgcTTTTCAATTCATAATCATTTTTTAAATTCGTGGAGAACTCTCAaaatttgaacttgtttaaaattcatgaacatttttgactTCGTGAAAGTTTTCCAAATTCGCAAACATTACTTGAATGCGTGAACCTTTCTTGAATATTATGAATATTATATGAATCCGTGAAGTTTCTGAGCCATTCTATCTAACTAGAGCGCTTTGCATACTGACCCAAGGGTCATGGTAAGTACCCTAGAGCTCACATAGGTTCTTCCTTATGCTTGAAGAGATCTCAACCCACCTCCCTCCATCCAGATTCTTCACCGTCAAAGAAGTTTGCCATCCATTGCCCCAATGCCACTTGTCCAAATCCAATCAGTGTGGGAACTTCACCAGCTATGCAGCCAAGCTACTCAGTTGGTGCTTCAGCACGCTCTTTTGTCTATGGCGGACATTATGTGGGATCCAGTAGACATGCCCACGATGATGCGGGGTCCTCCTTGAGCCGTCGCGTTGATGGAATGGAGGCACGACATAGTGGTGAGCTCCCTCGATCTCCTATTTTGCGCCGTCCAGGAGGTTGACCTAGCCGCTAGGATGTGGCTGATGGCGGCGAAAGAGGTGTGCTTGGTGGATGTCCTAATTTAGCCAATCCAGGAGCTGCTTCTGCATCCAAAGGAGGTGGTGATGGTGTTCTTGGCAGCTACCATGGCGGCCATGGTCTGGGAGGAAATATGTTCTCCAAGTATCTTAGAGACACTGCATCGGCTGGAATGCCCACCACTGCAGATTCTAATCAGATCAACTACTGGCTCCAGAATGCTATGGCGACTAATCAAGGTCCTTGCTCGATGGGGTTTCCACACTGGGGAAATTATGTTGCTCCAGTTAGTGGCTTCACCAGAGGGGGTGCGGGGGATGATAATGATCAGATGCTTACCAAAACAACAGCTCACAATGTAGATTTTGGTGAAAATTGTGCAGCTAATGGTGCTTATACTTCAAATGCGGATAAAGCTGATGAAAGCAGGAATGATCCTCATGCTGGAAAGGCAATGGCGCCAGCCTTCAAGGCTCCATGGCCGCCATGAATTTCATATGCTGGAACTGCCGAGGGATAGGCAGGACCCTAGGCAGTAACAAAATGCAATATCTTGCCAACCTTATGTCATCCACCAATGCTAAGGTATGCTTCATTTATGAGACTCACTCTTCTAAAATTAGTCCTCAGGATTTGGCTAACAGGGTCCCTATTCATGATAGTTTTGTAGTTCCTGCggaaggccgagctggaggcctttGGGTTATGTGGATGGATGACGTCAAGTTAGATATTATCTACTCTAGTAAAACTGTAGTCCTTACGTCGGTTGTAAATACTAGTGCTAGTTTTAGCTTCTGCTTGTTTGTGTCTATGGTGATCCGTATCGTCGTAAAAACAAGGAACTATGGAAGTTAGTAGAAgattttgttgtttcttctgcaggGAAACATGTGTATTGTATGGGAGATTTCAATGATATCCTAGATTCCCTGGAGAAGAATAATAGTACTATTCCGAACCACCATCGTATGGCTAATTTCTCTAATCATGTTAAACGATGTGGTTTAATTGATATGGGTTATAATGGTCCTGCGTTTACATGGTGTATAagcttttttttttacttttgttcCTGTTTTATAAGCGCCTTGATAGATGCTTTGCTAATGCTGAGTGGTGCAATGAATTTACTCACACTGCAGTTTATAATCTGCCTATTCTATATAGTGATCCTGCTCCTATTTTAACCATTTCTAAACCCAATACTGGTAAGATTAAGAGTCCGTTTAAATTTGAGAATTTGTGGCTTCTAGAAGAGGACTATCAAGACATAGCAaaatgtaggagatatgccctagaggcaataataaatgatattatttatctccgagttcataattatgtttatgttccatgctataactgctatggttctcgtgtagggtaacgtagcagaaaacaaaaaaattctgacctacgcaccagcccaggaccactatggagactgcatacaaggtttgatctttttcgttaccgactcgtagcgcagcgggaagtagagtcgatgacgatcggcggtgcagatccccgcagctaggatttacaacctcccaaccgcgaggatgtataccctcatccgccatacggatagccctccgggaggcggtcgaacagtcccctaaacggtgtcacggacagcccttcgggaggaccttcgaaactcgaacggtcactcggacagccctccgggaggacccacagaactcggaccgtcacttggacagcccttcgggaggcactctcgaacagcccctcagggcactaagatcgaaactacgacctctctacagagttgcacacatacggtgtcagctatccggcagggcttcgccgtccagaactagttcctgccggaacccagacagcctttcggctctacgaaactatttcgctgggagggagagaagaagccagatcattgcaatggcatgtatgtgagaagggatgatcctttaggcagccccctccacccctatttataggccaagcccaagggtggcttctccaagaagccaaggggggaaataccaaaaaggccctcaaggtggcttctccaagaagccaagcaaaaagcattttcactattcatgacgacatatttcagcgtccgttcgaattgaaaatatttatgtgagctcagaacatttccagtacccactaaaataattttcaacgcgttccgaaacaatttcggcttagtgattttcatctgcgaaaagcaaacaagaatgcgttttcactattcatgaagacaatttttcgcgtccactaaatccgaaaatatttctgtgggtcttagaataattccagtacccactaaaatgattttggattcgttctgaaacaatttcagattagtgaatttcatctgcgaaaaacagccaaagcggtaccggcagctccgaaacattttcggtttttatttctgaaaattccaaaaagtttccagaatgattctggcaccctccaagaattatcaggcatgtgccgaaaccattttgacttaatggcataccccgaaacaactttttcggtttcaccgaaactcatccggtgacctctctctgcggtacgattccgctgtccgaaacttttcggtgtccgaaactttttcggtgattttctctcagactccctgtctagtattcagcagatagatgacccttaagcgtgtgaccctataggttcggtgaagtatagacatgacctggaaccccttccgatcaatgatcaacatcggagccgtggacacccatattgacccctatacccacacgaatgaatattcgagtgaacctccagttgaggtgagctattcctgttgcttcacgatatatcacaaacacctgaggtgagatttattgcatctccgtgggccaacactttgtccactatgcaagttacctcgttaccggttttgttctcttttctcgtttcgtgttccggcatccccgtgatcaaatcacaagtgtctggccagacgatgatggacaccgtaacaccgagtgggcccgagtatatctctccatcgtcggaggagcaaatcccaatctcgagctatcaagttacttaacatactttcccatgaacccgtaagccgccgtaatagccatccagttacggatgacgtttaacaaaccccaaagttcatgaagcaagcatgaagaaactcgatactctcatggtctaaggaattatgcaaacattaactatctctgtgttataaaccattaacttgtgacgaatgtatctcatagcataacatcaattcgggtcgattcaacacaaatgtccttcctgacattgtgccctcaaagttgcttggcatagacatgcccatgattgggaaaacataatcatcatgcaacacttgagctagtcttagaggcacgactaggaatatattttaccgtttattattccacacgtgcatatgggttctccccagagcctttatggatatacgggctcgggaaccacagcagttatagcatggaacataaacataattatgaacagggagataatcaataacatttattattgcctctagggcatatctcctacatctcgagtctgcaataaccacgaggctcggaggaagactcatatgcacgtatggaataataaacggtaaaatgtattcctagtctggcctctaagactagctcaagtgttgcatgatggttatgttttcctgatcatgggcatgtctatgttaccaaccttgagggcataatgttaagagaacatttgtgttgaatcgacccggcatgatgttatgctatgagattcattcgtcacaagtttattggtacataacacagagatggttaacgtttgcatgattccttagaccatgagag
This window of the Triticum aestivum cultivar Chinese Spring chromosome 5D, IWGSC CS RefSeq v2.1, whole genome shotgun sequence genome carries:
- the LOC123125043 gene encoding uncharacterized protein — translated: MATAGELALPAGAKGRLVRPRFARGPTIPASGSLRRNASSTAPLLRLPPPSRYAATRSSLAVVRVGRRHSLFGLGSSGAEAGADQMRGGLVLPNATGNTTAPGDGTPTLDDDEMAWVLKIMPLLLKIHQKQMLRRHWARELMNMVVKLLVLSFCLWIGHLAVKGDENALLLVAICDKGDKLYKIASAIKTIVFG